The nucleotide sequence CAAACagttatcaaaaaatttttttcaaaagctaaATTCACAGACTTGAGGGTAGGAACCTTGGAGTGGATGATTTCTGATCTCTTTCAATTGTTTCAATGCCCAGCATTCAGAGCCTCTGAAACTGGGCAAAGCAATATTTCCCACTGTTTGCTATCAGTTTTGTAGTTCCCAATGGAAGCAACATTGTGGCCAATATAAAAGAATGTATGTGTTAGATGAAAGTTTCATGAAAACCAAAGTTAGAGTGAATCCAAATTAGAGCAGCTGAATCTGCAATGTAAGTCCTCCACGCTGAGGTAAAAGCTGATATTCCCATCTCTGGGATTCTGAATAAAATACCACAAGAGACTAAGGGTTTTGACTGTAAATGTTTGTTTTAATAGAAATCCACCATCTTTTGCCTCCTCAGAGACAGTATAAGATCTATGACAATCATGAAGAAAAGAAGTTTTTTCCTTGAGAGTGCAGACTACTTGACTGCAAAACTGAAATGCCTGATTTCACAAGAACTCATGTTGAAAGAACATGTCAGAAGTCAGTATGAACAAGTGAAGTGTTGATGAGAAGCTGCAGGCATGCAAAACACTGCCCTACCAAGGAATAAATTAAGAGGGAAAAATGCCTTCCTTATGCTAATTAGGTTTTGATATCAAGCCAAGATAACTATCCTGGGCTCACAGTTCCTGTATTATATTGTTATCCCTGGACAGGAACAATGGATTGTGTTTCATGACAGGCCTAAAGGACTATACCTGGAATGCTTTTCTCCAAATGTTTCTTCTAACAGACTTTCTAGGTGGCTTACTCAAAATGCAGCAGAGAAAAACCCtattcatctttaaaacaagtgatcttttttctttcaaattccttCTACCCTTGTTGGATGTTTCCTTCCAGAATCTCTTACTGACACCAACTAACAGACTGCCAAATTCCCAGCTTTGTTTTCTCAATCAGGCTaccattttaaatgaaaaaaagtcagTAACCACAGTAGAATGAAGGCAGCTATGGCCTTCCCAAAAAATAGACAAATGAGTAGACTCTATAAAGGGAACACAGGTAGACCAGTATCTTATGCTTGTGCATTGCCTTAAATTTACTCAGTGTTCATGCTAATggcatgaattttaaaaattatttaaatttcaacAGAAGTTtaggaaaaacaaacaagagGTTTACTTGCATTTAGCCACCAAAGATGAAACAGCAAATGGTTCCAGGATTGATTTCATCATTCTTTCAAGCCCTTTTCTCTCCATCCAACTCCCACACAATAAAAACTATTGCAAAGGGTGGACCACCAACAATAAAGAGGTAAGACATAGGTTCAGCAAAGGCTTTAATACCACAGAGGCTATCCCCAATATGGCTCAGATAATAGTTTATCAGTGGCTGGGCTTAAGCTGATTATCAAAAGATTGACCTTGTGGTAAAACTCAACAAATAACCTAAGATTCATGCTTTTTTTTGGTCTCTGAGCCCCAACTCTAGTTTTCAGTTTCCTGTACAGTACCATCTTGCTTTTCCTTACAAGTCACTGTTGAAAATGAGAAATCTCCACTAAGAAAAAGCACAGCCCAAAGTTCTGCCTTTAAGTGCTCAGTAATATAGTAGGCTGGCTGATGGAAGTAGAGATTGGGGTGAGTCCTCCTGCCATCAGTCACTATACAGTATATGCAGGAATTATGTATTATTCTTAGGATGGTAAAAGTTAGGAGTTGCTTTTAGTTGCTGAACATGAGGGTTGCCAGTCATGCATGTTCTGTAGTTAAGTGGTATAATAAGTAGAGGAATGTTACCTGCGATGTGGAATCActgaaaattaaaactattaaacTTTAGAAAAGCCTTTGTAttggcatagtagataaaacCATTAAGAACTGAAGATTATGATTAATCTGGTAAGCCATTTGCTGTTCTTTTagttggtttttctctttctgggtCCATAGCGCCGCCTTCGTTGTTTATAAAGGTGACGGAAATTTACAAACAGTCCTAAAATATAAGTGTACAAAGATTAGAATTCAGAACAATGGTATCAATGCAGTTACAACCAGGGTGATTCTGAAGGGCTAAAGTACAACCCTTGGCTTCTGGCACAGTGCCTCCCCACATCTGTACTTGGCAAGTGCTAGTTGAAAGCCATTATGCCTAGTAGTTCTCAAAGAGTAGTCTGGAAAatgttaattttcatttaaaaaaatatatatatatatacatatatatataaatgttcagtgggtctattatttttatttttaatgaattaaatatttttaaatgatcaagtTTTAGTTCCTAACTTAGCAAAAATAGCAATATAATCCACACAACAAAAGGTCTTCAAGGTTCTCAATAATATTTAAGAGCACAAAGGTGTTTTGAGACCAAAACATTTGAAAACCATTACTTTAgatcagagatgggcaaactttttaaagagggggccaaaggaaaggaaatgctcatttgtcagtctgtttctaaggcaactctttcaaagtctcattgtattgtattcgtcagattaggaataatgtcactttgctggatagaacatttcggaggccccatctggcccatgggctgtagtttgcccatcactgctttaggccATTAAATGAAGAGGTTATTTCCTACTGGATTACTACTACTAGGTTAATTAACATTAAAACCTTGGGTTTAAagattattttgcatttttgtgAGGACAAGAGAATCATAGGGCTGTATGTATTACAAGTAAAGAAACCACATTGGGAAACCACATAAGCTCACTTGTCAGAAAAAGGGTTTGAGTACCCATGGTGATATCTGCCATCTGCCCAGAACACTTTGGCTTCtttcctggttgtccctggttaTTTTTTGGATAATAAGTGACAGATAAGCAAATTCTGGATGAATAGAGAACACTACTGTAACTACTCTAGGTAGAGAGAACATCTTCTGCAGAGGAGTATTAAAAAATAGTAACCAACGTTCTATAATAAAACAAGATCAGGGCAGAAAGTGCAAACTGCCAGTTAATTACAATTCCCACAATCCCTCTCTCCTCAGAATCCTCTCCAAGAGCTTGTATCCAAATTCCCttagaggatcagtggaatagactaggggtaagtgacctcagcaagacagtccttgataaacccaaagaacccagctttggggacaaaaaacccattatttgacaaaaactgctgggaaaattggagaacaatatgggagagattgggcctggATCAACATTTCATACCCTATACTaagagaatgggtgaatgacttgaatataaagaaggaaactataagtaaattaggtgagcatagaatagtatacttgtcagatctctgggaaagaaaagattttaaaaccaagcaagagttagaaaaaaatcacaaaatgtaaaataaataattttgaacacattaaactaaaaagtttttgtacaaacaaaaccaatgctaccaaaattagaagggaagcaacaaattgggaaaaagatctttataaccaaattcccttcttttcctcttaaagctaatccCTAAAAATCTACTCTATCCCTAACTACCTTCCTACAGTTCCCTGAGGCAattggtagctcagtgggtacagagagagccaaacctgaagatggaaggttctggcctcagatacttcctactgtgTAACCcagggctagtcacttaaccccaattgcctagtccttaccactgttctgccttagtatcaattctaagacaaaaggtaaaggttaaaaaagaaaaatagctacCCCTGAAATGGATGTGAAGGCAGAATAGGATCACAAGACAAAGGTAGGTACATTTTAGCAAAAGTTTCTGAAGATAGGCCTGCCTGGTAATGAAGACTAAGCTTCCATCAATCTAGTAAGAATGTATAGATAGTTCATCTATGAAGCAATACTTacctaaaaataatattataagatagatttgaagaaagaatgaaaatttgaCTGTAATGTTTAGTGGATATGGCAACATAAAGCTGAATTTCCCCGTCTCACTGAATACTGGAATAGACTGGATAACCGAGACAGCTGAAAGCAAAAAGTTAAACTTGTCAAATAATGTAGTTTTATATGATAGAAATTTGGTATTTTACCCTGAAAAttctgattttatatttgttctaagCACCCTTTCAAGAGGTTTACCTCTCTTcctgtttttccattttcacaaCTGAAAGTGGCCCTCTACGCCATCAACACAGAAAGACTTCAATGGCCAATGAAATAATTCCATAGCTAAGCTACCCACAATGGGGTTCCCAGTATTAGAGGTCCTAAGTCTGGCACTAATAGGAGGAACATCACCACCTGTGATAGAGAAATTTCCAACTTTTATTTTATACACCAAGTTCTGGATCAAAAGTCTTCCTAAGAGAAAGTGAAATGGATCTACAAAATGATATCACTGCAACCAGACACAAACATACTTCATACACTTCTATAGACTTCTGAATTGTTAATTTCACTTACTTTCCTCACCAGGTAGGGCAAGATTGTCCCTATCTGAAAATGGGAAAACTATAGTCTAGGGGCTTAAAAATTTCACAGCTGAAAAATTAAAATCTCATAGTTAATGGCAGGTAGGTTTCCTAACAATTAAGATCAGTGTTCTTTCCTCCATATCAATGCTGCCAGTTCCATATGTAAGCCACTAAAGAGAGGAAATCAAGTTAGCATAGAAATTACTCCCATCACTTCTGAATGAACCAATCTCTAGAATTAGTCTAAATTTTCAGTTAACATTGAGGCTTTTTAGTTCAAACAGTTTCTGCAACCATCACACAGTCAGTCCTGATCCATTAGAAAGCAAACTGCCAAAATGTCCCATTATAATTcctattaatttttcatttttccccactGTTTCCATACCTGATAGTTCTGCCCTCATAGTAACCAATCACCAATTACCAAATGGAATATGGTCTAATCTGGAAATCAAGATATCTGGGGATCTAGTCCTAACTGAGAAATTTAGTTCTCTGTGTGACTTGAATCACTTCACTTCAGTCTCTCAAGTTTTCTCATTTCAAAAATGAACTGAAACTAAACTAGGCTCCTGGATAACTGGTAAAGAAAACCCAGAATTCCTAAAAATTACCTTCTGCCAAACATCCCAGAGGATATAAAGGAATCCAGATGGAGTATCGGATCCACGTGAGTAATTTCCACTCTATGTCGATGCAAGCAAGCATGTAGAATGGATACCTATTGCAAACAAAAAAccagtttttttaaaaggtcacAAAATCTCAAGGCTCATTGTCcctttaaaatgtataaagtCATGTGTCAATCATATGtgcgtatatgtgtgtgtattattttcTACAGCACAATTTTTATCCCGTTTGAGATTTCCCAgggataaaaattcatttttctactAGTCCAAACTTAAAACCCAAAAAAGTAAATTGCCTTCTTCCAACCCCAACATTATATTAAGGATATTATCTGTACTACCTCCTATTAAAGAACCACTGAATactaagagttggaaggggcctcaaaAATTCATGAAGTCTACCTTCTCATCCTGTACAAAATCCCTTCAACATTCCTACCAGCTAAGTCTTCCAATCTCTTGAATATTTAAAATGATGGGGAAGAGGGAGCAACATCTTTACCTCACAAGTCagcccattttatttttggacaGCTGCTTGTAAAGTCTTCCAAAATTAAAGAGAGTTCAGACTTGTTAAGTCTGTCCTCTACAGCTtcactgaatttaaatctgatctttccccaacccctaccACAAGAGCCTTTCAAATGCCTTCCTTTTTCCAGGCTAATCAGCTCTACTTCCTTTAACCATTCCTCCTACGACACTGTTTTGAGTCCTATTTCACATTCTGTGCTCATTTGTTAGTATCCAACTTAAAAGTATGAAGCTTCCATTTATGTTCTGTCTAgctgaaagaaaagtaaaattgtTACCTCCCTTGTTTAAGATGTTATATTTTTATCACTACAACCCTAAGTCACCTCTGGCATCTACACCCCACAAATGACAATTTGATATGCATTTATCTACCAGGCCTTTGAAACATGAATTATTACAATGTTAGGCTTCctatattctataattctaaggCTGAATTTTTTAACCTAAAAACAGCAGGACTTTATGGACAgtgaagtggcacagtggatagagtcacaTGCCTGAAGTCagagattcattttcctgagttcaaatctggcctctgacacttactagctgtgtagctctgggcaagtgacttaaccctgcttacctcaatttcctcacctgtaaaatgagctggagaaggaattggcaaaccattccactatctttgcctcccaaaaaaaccccaatggagtcatgaagagttggacacaattgaaatgactcaacaatagcAGCAGCAGTAACAAGACTTTATATTTCTCATTGCTAAGTTTTACTTGGTTAGTTTGGTCCCATCTTTCATTCTTAAGACTTTCTCAATGATGATTTATTTTGTCAACCAACATATTAGCTATATCACCCAGCTTAGTTGTTTTATGTAGATTCTAAATATTGCTTTCTCTGACTATCAAGCAATTGGTAAAAATGTTCAAAAGGAAAGTAATGAGGATAAATGCCTGTGTAATGACAAaacttcccagagctgacagcaattcattaataaatcattattatGAATCTACCCAACTATGCTATTATCTAGACCATATCTCTCTATCTACATGGTCATTATGAGAAATTATCAAATGCCCTGCTGAAATTCAAAAATCTTAGAGTTCTAGCATTTCCCTCATCTACCAGTCTAGTTACTCCATATAAGAATAAGGCTATATtgagaaggggcagctaagtgctATAGCAGAtaagagtgctgagcctggagtctggaagacttgatttcaaatccaggctcagacacttaccagctgtgtaacctggggcaagtcacttaatcttgttggcctcactttccccacctgtaaaatgagctggaaaagaaaatggcaaagcattccagtatctttgccaagaagaccttaaatggggtcaccaagagttggatagaactaaaaaaatgacATCATCATCATATTGAGTACTCATGGAAAAAAGAAGTAGCAGTTATCAAACCAGCCTCTTATCCTCAGGCATGACAAAAAGAAGACAAGAATTCATAATTCGTGCTTTAAATCagtgaaagggagagaagaaggaaaagaaaagaagaggaagagtgtGGCAATTTGAATGATCTGCATAAGATGCTCCACCCAGCCTTGGTTATGTATAAATCCAAGGGATGACTCATTGCCAGGCTACAAACAGAACACTGTTAGGGAATCATCACCCCTTAAATTTCTGACCCTTCTATGGAGATAAGAAAATAAGTGCCACTAACTTTTCCAGGATACCCTCCCCAGCTAACTCCATAGGAATTCagctccctgactccaggtctcatCAGCCCTCTTGGAATGCAATTGTGCTTCtgaagacatttcttttttaggctttcatcttatttttattgatgcctGTCCTTTTATTATAACATTCCTTTCCTAATATAgacttctctctttccccatcaAGATGGTCTTGGAACAAAAGggataaaagagagaggaaaagacttAAGCAGAATCAAcctatatcatcatcatcatcatcattgctaatatttatatagtgcttactatcagccaagtactatgctaactaagagctttataattatcatctcatttgaactgGTCCGGCTGGTCTGAAAGTATGAGCAACATTCCACATCCATAGTTTCCCATCCTCCTGCAATGAAAAGAGGGAGGTGCATTTTCAATTGTGAAATTGTTTTTTCTCCATGTGGGAGTTCGTATCCCAAAAAAGATCATATTAAACCTGCCACAGCTTCCACAAGGCTCCAGGTGGAGCCATCTCAGATCTTTGGCTTAACTGAAATGAAAATGGGGTGGGAAGCAAGAGCAGTCACATGCCAATCTTTTGTTCATGTATTCCAATAAATACTGACTATGTGTTAATAGTACTCTGCACCATCCTGGGAGAACTGCTTTGGGTGGAGGATGAGTTTCTGGGtagcattttaaaaacaagtttgtCCATTTCTACATCTAATACCAGAATCCAACACACCTGAATATCTCAATGGCACTCCAcagataaaatacaaagaaaaccacagctttgctttgcatttcttccAAGCTGCCAATGACgacaaataaaattacatttctgCCAAAGAActgtcaaagaaagaaaaattggaagttaaaaaaaaaaacaaccacccaCACAGACATAgaattcctcccccttcccactcccaccaAGGTTATATGAGTGGTATCTGCAGCAACAATTTAACTCCAGTGATTAATGGCAACTAAAGGAACTTGAGATCACCTATCCAAATCATAACTCCAGTACCAGGAAAAGTCAAAGTATCTAAAGTCACCCATTGTGATAGAAAGGCAACCTTATTTCCAAGGCCAGCAGCGATTCCACCCTGGTTCCACACTGCCTCTGCATCACCAACCCCAATCACTGTGGCTGAAAATTAAGTTTTTTACTCCTCCCCTTCCTCAAATGACCACCTAGAAAGGACCCTGTCTAACCTACCCCACTCTGCCCCTCTATCATGGTACCAACTTGTCATAGTACATCTGGCCTCTGCATTCCCTAGGCATGAACAATCCTGGCTCCTTTGACTTAACTGTGAAAGATCTACCTTAATAATGCCGTCTGTCAAAAACAAAATAGCATGTCCTATTTATAGTGTCACTGAGTACACCAATAATGGTTCAGCTTCaaggcttacaaagtactttcttcacatGAGTGAGTTGCCCAGtacaaatattatcctatttCTAGGAAAAAGAAGACAGTGGCTAAGGAACTTATCCAGTGCCACTCAGCTAGCTGAGACTCAAATTTGGGTTTTAATTCAGATATCTTAACTTTAGTCCAGTGCTCTATTAGCCCAGCCAACAGTCTCTTTCTAAGGGGAGTTATCTAAATTAGCTTAAACATTTGACCACCATTTGACCTTGGGGCTAAACAGTATTACATGTGAGAAGTGCAAAAGGTCCAGAACAGACCACCCCAAGTACAACCTTGTCCTCAGCTATCCTCCTATAGGTGGTATTCTTGGTGGTCCCTCACCCCCAAAAAAGGGCAAAATTCATGGCCTAAGGTTGCACATTTCTCACAAAGTGTGTGAAGCTGTGTGTGTCACAAAGGAGAAAGTGTGTACAGAATCTGAAAAACCAATGCACTCAATGGCAAAAGCAACTGCCCTGGCCTTACTTGAAGGTGGTTGAGtcccaaagaaaaggaaagcattATTTTTGTTGAGGCAAAATTAAAATGGGAACACTTCAAAAATCTGCTCACTTATTTTCATGTAGGGATAGGAAAACACTGgatgttgtaattttttttacctttttgtatttatatttttatttttgccaattacatgtaataacaaatttccacacaaatcTTCCTAAGTTATGTGATTGAAcctatcttcctccctccctcccttctgttcTCCCTCCCAGTGCTAGCAGGTATGaatgttattatttctaataaaagTCTTTTTGTACATACTTTATGCCTACGgagaaaaaactgagaaaatgtCCTAATTTTCTGCTCCATATACAAGGAGCATACTCAAAAGTCCCTGTGCAATTTAAAGCTATTTATTAAAACCTAAAACTGCTTTAGAGCAGCAGGTGATGCAGTAGAATaccagctctggagtcaggaaggctcatctccccaagttcaaatgtgcctcagtttcctctgtaaaaaatgagctggaagaaggtaatggtaaaccactccagtatttttgccaagaaaatgctaaatggggttaccaagagttggacatgattgaaaaacatgTGAATAACAaaaactgcattaagacttttgggatatgtTGTATTCATTCTTCCCTGAAGCCATCCTTTGATGCTCCACTACGGCCCAGAGGTGACACAACTTCTCAGACACCATGTCGAGGGATCTCAAACTCTGGCAGGTTTTACAAGGCCAAAACGGCTTTGAGCATGGGCATAGGAACAAACTGTCATCCCAGGACAAGGCAAGCCAAAGGCTAGAAGGTGAACAGATGGAATTTTTAACTCAGAGCAAGTTATGAAAGCAACCATCTGCTAAGGTGTGGAGGGTTCCAATAGATATGGAGTATCCAAACAAATTAAAGCACTTGTATtaacaacatattttatttttccccaattagacCTAGTAACAAATTTTAACATACCTTTTATGAGATGGAaattttctccccctttcctttttctcctctctctctgagatggtaatCAATTTGATCTGGCTTATACATATATGATGCAGAtaccaaaatatatttccatattggtcatgttgtgtgagagaatactcatataaacccaaaatcccaaaataaaaacacaaataaaataaagtaaaaaaagtatgcttcaatctaaaGCACATGAATTAAAAAAGACAATAGCTATTGTcttcttttcagctctaacaaAGTGCTTCCTGTCTCCAAGAGTGAGTTGTCAATCATGAAAGGCACCCAAGACGGCAAAACTCTTTGGAAAATTTCCCAAGATATGATTTTCTCCATGCTTAACTAACCCTCTCCATTTGTAAACAGAAAATTATATGCAAACAGTAAGGTAACCAGTGAAATCTTCTACCCATAACCCTTCAGGCCATCTGCACACTACCTGGATCAAGGTGGGGATCACTGGTGACCGAGTGACTCTAAGTAAGGCATTGATGATTTCAACAACTGCCAGCATCTGGCAGAAATACATCATGTCAGCCATGGTGTGGAATGTGTCATAGAAAGAATCTGTAAGATACAAACATCCAttaacagaaaactagaaaggcaAATTCTTTAAAGACTAATTTCTCAAAAGTGTATATCCCTTCTATGAAGAGCATAATAAGTAGGGGGAATATAAAACTCAAGAAACACAATTAGATTCAAATTACCAAGACACACACTCATGGCAGCTCCAAAAAATTCCATGCGATTTTTGGTTCCAGTCACTGAAGCACTGTGTTTAACAGGAGGGAAGTGAGAGCCCCACTGAACTCTATCATGGTCAGACCACAGCTGGAGGCATATATTTAGCTTTGGGAATCCTATTTTAGGAGAGACAATGACTAACTGGAATATATCCAGAGTAAGATAACCAAGGGAGCGAGAGAATCTGAGAACATTTCGTATGGGTCAGGTGAAAGaaatgaggatttaaaaaatgtaaatgtcaGCCATgggaagagaataaagaagaCCTGGGAAGACATGATCTCTAGAAGCATCATGTATTTGAAAGATTGCTATATGGAAGAAGGATGAATGAGCAAAGAATAttaatgcactgttagtggagcagtgtccagtcattctggaaagcaatttggaatgatatCCCCTAAGTTATTAAACTATGCATATATTTTGATCCAGCAATCTCACTATAAACTatgtatatcttttgatccagcaatatcacttctAGGTCTATatagcaaagagatcaaagaaaagggaaaaggacatatGTATAAAACATAGCAGCTTGTTCACGctgacaaagaaatcaaaattgaGGAGGTATCTATCAATTGTGGTATAAACGAGTTatggtaaatggaaaaaaaaattttaataaatttaaaaaaattttaagggaggAGTGGGCAACTagcatagtggattgagagccaggcctggaatctggaggatgtggattcaagtctgacctcagaaacttcctagttaggtgtccttgggtaagtcacttaaccctgattgcctagcccttgctgatcttctgtcttagaatagatttTCAGACAGAaggtttagggtttaaaaaaacaaacaaattatggtatatgaatgcaatggaatactattttgctataagaaaatgCTAAAggggacaatttcagaaaaatctgagaagatttgtatgaactgaagcaaaatgaaattTGCAGACGCAGATGAATAACCTACAAAGGAACAACactattataaagaaaatcaactgtgaaagacaggaACTCTGTGGTCAATACAACGACCTAcaacaactccaaaggactcatgatgaaacatgctctGGAAGTCTGGAGTCCAGGAAGGTTGCATGTGAACTCCAGTTGAGGACTACATtggcccagagaagaaaacacTTAGTATTCCAACACCACATGAGCAGTCTCTTTTGTTGCACTCACAGCTTTCTGATGCCAATGACTGATATCAGCATGtgactaatatatatatatattcatacatacataaatacacatacaaaaatgtatattatataactatAAGGGCATAACAATGAAAGTGACAAACTTCCCTGATTCCTGAGAGAAACAAAAACAGCAGGCTAAACCTTGCATGATGGATCCTTAAGCAGTAAGAACTTGGGAGGGGTGGAAGGTGATAAAGTATTCCTGGAGGAACATGGGATGCTATTTGCCAAATTTTTCCCTTGATGAGAACCAACTGTTTTATCGGCAACACAACACAAAACAACTTAAACCATAGTTCCAATAGTCTGAGACAAACTGAGACCTTTAAGAGGAAGATGGAGAACAATATTAATGAGGTAATCCAGGACAGAGGGGTTGGAAAATCTGGTATGCCTTTTGAAGGAATATGGTAGTATCTTGTGGGCCTTTGGGATGGCAATGAGGCTGCCCTATGTCTGGTAAAGACTAGGGGGACTTATTGGAATTGAATGTTCTGtgcataattataatttattacgtACAAAACTGTAGAAGACATGAGCAGAGAATGAAGaagacttattattattattgacaagCCTGATCCCTATGTTTCCTGatag is from Gracilinanus agilis isolate LMUSP501 chromosome 2, AgileGrace, whole genome shotgun sequence and encodes:
- the HACD3 gene encoding very-long-chain (3R)-3-hydroxyacyl-CoA dehydratase 3, translating into MQNQVLTPHVYWAQRHREVYLRVELSDVQHPDISITENVLHFKAHGHGAKGDNVYEFHLEFLEPVKPQLTHKLTQRQVNLTVQKKENHWWERLTKQEKRPLFLAPDFDRWLDESDAEMELKAKEEERINKIRMESRVPNDSFANLKRGYLFMYNLVQFLGFSWIFVNMTVRLFILGKDSFYDTFHTMADMMYFCQMLAVVEIINALLRVTRSPVIPTLIQFFGRNVILFVVIGSLEEMQSKAVVFFVFYLWSAIEIFRYPFYMLACIDIEWKLLTWIRYSIWIPLYPLGCLAEAVSVIQSIPVFSETGKFSFMLPYPLNITVKFSFFLQIYLIILFLGLFVNFRHLYKQRRRRYGPRKRKTN